The following proteins are encoded in a genomic region of Opitutaceae bacterium:
- a CDS encoding toll/interleukin-1 receptor domain-containing protein has translation MPRCTAPVEGHRSSAAAAACPACRGRFYGGGYSSYSYSPPSYSPPSYSPPSRGGGGGSSGGGSRRTVKPSWSGSGSSVFYTPEEVRALTPVRSHVVETLAKQPDLRDVFLCHAWDDRHGTAKELHDLLEARGVKVWFSEKDVGLGVPLLRAIDKGLANSRVGIVLVTPALLRRLPAEGIADKELSALLARERLVPVVHGTTYEALRNVSPLLASRTGLDTAEEPMADIATKLAELVAPLS, from the coding sequence ATGCCCAGATGCACAGCACCAGTAGAGGGCCATCGTTCATCCGCCGCTGCAGCAGCCTGCCCTGCATGCCGTGGCCGTTTCTATGGCGGTGGCTATAGCAGCTACTCCTATTCGCCCCCTTCATACTCGCCGCCGTCCTACTCTCCTCCGTCAAGAGGCGGCGGCGGCGGGAGCAGCGGGGGCGGTTCCCGCCGCACCGTAAAACCGAGTTGGTCGGGATCCGGTTCATCAGTGTTCTACACGCCCGAAGAAGTCCGGGCACTTACGCCAGTCCGGAGCCACGTCGTCGAGACCTTAGCGAAGCAGCCCGACCTTCGTGACGTCTTTCTCTGCCACGCTTGGGACGATCGGCATGGTACGGCTAAGGAACTGCACGATCTGCTGGAGGCACGTGGGGTCAAAGTGTGGTTCAGCGAGAAGGATGTCGGCCTCGGTGTGCCGTTGCTCCGGGCCATCGATAAGGGCTTGGCGAATTCACGAGTCGGCATCGTCCTTGTCACTCCAGCGCTATTGCGTCGTCTGCCAGCTGAGGGCATCGCCGACAAAGAGCTTTCCGCACTCCTAGCGCGTGAGCGGCTAGTTCCGGTCGTGCACGGCACGACATATGAAGCGCTCCGAAACGTCAGCCCCCTACTCGCCTCGCGAACTGGTCTAGACACTGCAGAAGAGCCGATGGCAGACATAGCCACAAAACTCGCAGAGCTGGTCGCCCCCTTGTCCTAG
- a CDS encoding site-specific integrase yields the protein MKVEATKVTNLVRSQESGVYYARAKIRGKLLWRSLETETFSIAKLRLPYTLKKLQEAVPAEIKMSPKLTFGEAAELYKKAVNEHPRLKPAAKQFRLRSELTLRRTWSDVFSMELRRITPEACKTWLARFENGASRFKPPQAKNYVRPGNSPTTVNAAIAFLKHVFAIGLRGGILYRNPALELQRKKPNRKLLRLPNKTQFAEMVALIRATPFWGFKVGDFVEGLAYSGMRVGEARRLTWGHIDLEKGTMAIPGEKTDSAPRVVPLTPKMAMLLVRMKTEPERSTTYESPVFEVGEATASLTGACAKVGAPRMTHHDLRHMFATTCIESGVDVPTVSRWLGHADGGALAMRTYGHLRPEHSIEAAKKVRFD from the coding sequence ATGAAGGTCGAAGCCACGAAAGTCACCAACCTCGTTCGCTCTCAGGAGAGCGGCGTCTATTACGCCCGGGCGAAGATCCGCGGGAAGCTGCTTTGGAGGTCCCTTGAAACAGAGACCTTCTCGATCGCCAAGCTGCGCCTCCCGTACACCCTCAAGAAGCTCCAGGAAGCGGTGCCGGCGGAGATCAAGATGTCGCCGAAACTTACGTTCGGAGAAGCTGCCGAGCTCTACAAGAAGGCGGTCAACGAGCACCCCCGCCTTAAGCCCGCGGCTAAACAGTTTCGCCTGCGCAGCGAGCTTACGCTGCGGCGCACTTGGTCCGACGTCTTTTCAATGGAGCTGCGCCGAATCACCCCGGAAGCGTGCAAAACTTGGCTCGCGCGCTTCGAAAACGGGGCCTCGAGGTTCAAACCGCCCCAGGCGAAGAACTACGTCCGTCCAGGCAACTCCCCGACCACGGTCAACGCGGCGATTGCCTTTCTAAAGCACGTGTTCGCGATCGGTCTACGCGGAGGCATCCTTTACAGAAACCCAGCGCTTGAACTTCAACGCAAAAAGCCGAACCGAAAACTTCTTCGTCTGCCAAACAAGACCCAGTTCGCCGAGATGGTGGCGCTCATCCGCGCCACCCCGTTCTGGGGCTTCAAAGTAGGTGATTTCGTCGAAGGACTGGCCTACTCTGGCATGCGCGTGGGTGAGGCGCGCCGTTTGACCTGGGGGCACATCGACCTGGAGAAAGGAACCATGGCAATCCCCGGTGAGAAGACCGACTCCGCGCCGCGCGTCGTGCCGCTCACTCCAAAGATGGCAATGCTCCTTGTACGCATGAAGACCGAACCCGAACGCAGCACTACGTACGAGTCACCGGTCTTTGAGGTCGGCGAGGCGACCGCTTCGCTCACGGGAGCTTGCGCGAAGGTTGGCGCCCCCCGAATGACTCATCACGACCTCCGGCACATGTTTGCGACCACCTGCATCGAAAGTGGAGTCGACGTCCCGACGGTTAGCCGCTGGCTTGGCCATGCAGATGGTGGAGCGCTCGCGATGCGGACCTACGGGCACTTGAGGCCGGAGCACAGCATCGAGGCGGCGAAGAAGGTGAGGTTTGATTGA
- a CDS encoding VOC family protein produces MIKKLLHTRMRVNDLTATVKFYEDALGLKVARSHTSPRGAQLVFLSTPASDVEIELCQMPAGAEPVKVQPDLMHLAFEVDNLEEFAKAAAARGYKLSDGPTVTSSGSVIGFIDAPEGYEIELIQKAR; encoded by the coding sequence ATGATCAAAAAACTCCTGCACACGCGGATGCGCGTCAACGATCTCACAGCGACCGTGAAGTTCTACGAGGACGCACTTGGTCTCAAGGTCGCCCGAAGCCACACTTCGCCACGCGGCGCGCAGTTGGTATTCCTCTCGACTCCAGCGAGCGACGTCGAGATCGAGCTTTGCCAAATGCCCGCCGGCGCCGAGCCGGTAAAGGTGCAGCCCGATCTCATGCATCTCGCCTTTGAGGTCGATAACCTTGAGGAGTTCGCCAAAGCCGCGGCTGCCCGGGGCTACAAACTCAGCGATGGGCCGACGGTAACGTCCAGTGGCTCGGTGATCGGCTTTATCGACGCGCCTGAAGGCTACGAGATCGAGTTGATCCAGAAGGCAAGGTAG
- a CDS encoding DNA glycosylase, with protein sequence MLAPRVLTEWLDGGQSFRWRLQEDGSWQGQWLDHIVRLRQRTDGSLEWRCLSGKDRQTLPALRRYLALDTPFDSLADALPHRSDSVLAEAMARWPGVRLLRQPFDETLLGFLCSSNKRISQIRQMMDLLARNLGAEVAPGLHRLPTWPELASVSEESLRACKLGYRAAHIQGTARFLAGAPGWLEETEAMPYAEARERLCLLPGVGEKIADCVLLYGGGKLESFPVDTWILKVMETAYALQGWSLPQIAHFGRAHFGAAAGLAQQYFFCWARHDPRRFVAE encoded by the coding sequence GTGCTCGCGCCGCGCGTTCTCACGGAGTGGCTCGATGGAGGTCAGTCTTTTCGGTGGCGTCTGCAGGAGGATGGTTCCTGGCAGGGACAGTGGTTGGACCATATCGTACGGTTGCGGCAACGGACCGACGGGAGCCTGGAGTGGCGGTGCCTGTCGGGCAAGGACCGGCAGACCCTGCCGGCGCTCAGGCGCTACCTCGCGCTCGACACGCCGTTTGACTCGCTTGCCGATGCGCTTCCCCACCGGAGCGATTCGGTGCTGGCAGAAGCGATGGCGCGCTGGCCCGGGGTGCGGCTGCTTCGTCAGCCGTTTGATGAGACGTTGCTCGGTTTTCTTTGCAGCTCCAACAAGCGCATCAGCCAGATCCGCCAGATGATGGACCTGCTGGCGCGGAACCTGGGGGCTGAGGTTGCCCCTGGCCTGCATCGGCTCCCCACGTGGCCGGAGCTGGCTTCTGTATCCGAAGAGTCACTACGCGCCTGCAAGCTCGGGTATCGCGCCGCGCACATCCAGGGCACCGCCCGCTTTCTTGCGGGGGCGCCCGGCTGGCTTGAGGAAACGGAGGCCATGCCCTATGCGGAGGCACGCGAGCGCCTCTGCCTCCTTCCTGGCGTGGGTGAAAAAATCGCGGACTGCGTGCTCCTCTACGGTGGTGGCAAACTGGAGTCGTTTCCCGTCGACACTTGGATCCTGAAGGTAATGGAGACTGCTTATGCGCTGCAGGGTTGGAGTCTCCCCCAGATCGCCCATTTTGGGCGTGCCCACTTTGGCGCAGCAGCGGGTCTGGCTCAGCAGTACTTTTTCTGCTGGGCGCGGCACGACCCGCGGCGCTTCGTGGCGGAGTGA
- a CDS encoding alpha-E domain-containing protein, translating into MLSRVANLIYWTARYLERAENTARIADVNAQLVLDLQSRQAADDPRSWGPLVYVSGGDDRFKELYGTSTTERAVIEFMLFDRRNPSSFLSCIAQARENARCIRDQLAGEVWEELNTFYLKLKDDDYVRYAQIGSAEYLASLRRRVQMFYSVADSMIPRTQLWWFFELGRFLERADNTTRILDVKYFMLMPDRTQVGSALDMVQWASVLRSCSAFEAFRQSRRGQLSLERVIDYLVRDTAFPRSILYSMLAAREALAQITQGRFSTEELPAAALLSDLERELQESVAKEIITAGLHEFLDDIQVRIGNVHAAIQDTFVHYATSGARVLG; encoded by the coding sequence ATGCTAAGCCGCGTCGCCAATCTCATTTACTGGACAGCTCGCTACCTGGAACGTGCGGAGAACACCGCCCGGATTGCGGATGTGAATGCACAACTCGTGCTCGATCTGCAAAGCCGACAGGCGGCGGACGACCCGCGTTCGTGGGGGCCCCTCGTTTATGTGTCGGGCGGGGACGACCGTTTCAAGGAACTCTACGGGACGTCCACGACCGAACGTGCGGTCATCGAATTCATGCTTTTCGACCGCCGCAATCCAAGTTCATTCCTGTCCTGCATCGCACAGGCACGAGAGAACGCACGCTGCATTCGCGACCAGCTGGCAGGCGAGGTGTGGGAAGAGCTCAACACCTTCTATCTCAAACTGAAGGACGATGATTACGTGCGTTACGCACAAATCGGAAGCGCGGAGTACCTCGCTTCATTGCGACGCCGCGTGCAGATGTTCTACAGTGTGGCGGACTCGATGATCCCGCGCACGCAGCTGTGGTGGTTCTTCGAGCTCGGACGTTTCCTCGAGAGGGCAGACAACACCACACGCATTCTCGATGTGAAGTACTTCATGCTGATGCCGGATCGCACGCAGGTGGGCTCAGCGCTCGACATGGTGCAATGGGCTTCGGTTCTGCGCTCGTGCTCGGCGTTCGAGGCCTTTCGGCAGAGCAGACGCGGGCAGCTTTCCTTGGAGCGGGTTATTGATTACCTCGTCCGCGACACCGCATTTCCCAGGAGTATCTTGTATTCGATGCTCGCTGCCCGCGAAGCTCTCGCGCAGATCACGCAAGGGCGATTCTCGACGGAGGAACTCCCCGCGGCGGCCTTGTTGTCGGACCTAGAGCGCGAACTGCAGGAATCGGTGGCGAAGGAAATCATCACTGCCGGCCTCCACGAGTTTCTCGATGACATCCAGGTGAGGATCGGGAACGTGCACGCCGCCATTCAGGACACATTCGTCCATTATGCGACGAGTGGGGCGCGTGTGCTGGGGTAG
- a CDS encoding circularly permuted type 2 ATP-grasp protein, translated as MPDLFAHYETSRFYDEMFAGPGRAHAHYQRLAERINRMEGMAELLERQRSADQAFLSRGVTFTVYSDNAGTEKIFPFDLIPRIIPAHEWEVLEAGLHQRMTALNLFLADIYSEQRILKEGVVPREMVESSKHFRREMVGFAIPKGLYVHINGTDLIRDEAGVYRVLEDNLRTPSGVSYVLENRQVMKRVFPNLLRDYRVRPVENYTNDLLSLLNHLAPAHVPEPTVVLLTPGVYNSAYFEHSFLARQMGIEIVEGSDLVVENDRVYMRRTDGLAPVHVIYRRIDDDFLDPTVFRPDSLLGVPGLVEAYRKGNVALCNPIGTGVADDKAMYYYVPRMIKFYLGQDPILPNVDTYLSSDEKDLKYILENLPKLVVKSVNEAGGYGMLVGPHSTEAQIEEFRAKIIDNPRNFIAQPTIGLSRCPAVCGDSIEGRHIDLRPYILNGETIKIMPGGLTRVALRKGSLVVNSSQGGGSKDTWVLAADQQTPAPFSAKLLV; from the coding sequence ATGCCCGATCTGTTCGCACACTACGAGACCTCACGATTTTATGATGAGATGTTTGCCGGCCCCGGCCGTGCGCATGCGCACTACCAGAGGCTCGCCGAACGGATCAACCGCATGGAGGGAATGGCGGAGTTGCTCGAGCGCCAGCGTTCAGCCGACCAGGCGTTTCTAAGTCGTGGCGTCACTTTCACGGTTTATTCGGACAACGCCGGCACCGAGAAGATTTTCCCGTTCGACCTGATTCCACGCATCATCCCAGCGCACGAATGGGAAGTGTTGGAAGCGGGCCTGCACCAGCGGATGACCGCGTTGAATCTGTTTCTCGCCGACATTTATAGCGAGCAGCGGATACTGAAGGAAGGGGTTGTTCCCCGTGAGATGGTGGAGTCTTCGAAACATTTCCGACGGGAGATGGTGGGTTTTGCGATCCCGAAGGGCTTGTATGTCCACATTAATGGAACCGACCTGATTCGCGACGAAGCGGGTGTTTACCGGGTGCTTGAGGACAACCTCCGCACGCCGTCGGGCGTGTCCTACGTTTTGGAGAATCGTCAGGTCATGAAGCGGGTGTTTCCGAACCTCCTCCGCGATTACCGCGTGCGTCCTGTGGAGAATTACACGAACGACCTGCTGTCGCTGCTCAATCACCTGGCGCCGGCCCACGTGCCCGAGCCCACCGTCGTACTGCTCACGCCGGGCGTGTACAATTCTGCGTACTTCGAGCACAGCTTTCTCGCGAGGCAGATGGGAATTGAAATCGTCGAAGGCAGCGACTTGGTGGTGGAGAACGACCGGGTGTACATGCGCCGCACGGATGGGTTGGCGCCTGTGCACGTGATTTACAGGCGAATTGATGACGACTTCCTCGACCCAACGGTCTTCCGGCCGGACTCGCTCCTGGGTGTTCCCGGGCTTGTCGAGGCCTATCGCAAGGGCAACGTGGCGCTCTGCAACCCAATTGGCACCGGGGTGGCTGACGACAAGGCGATGTACTATTACGTGCCTCGGATGATCAAGTTCTACCTGGGCCAGGATCCGATCCTGCCGAACGTCGACACTTACCTTTCCTCCGACGAGAAGGACTTGAAGTATATCCTGGAGAACCTTCCCAAGCTTGTGGTGAAAAGCGTGAACGAAGCCGGTGGTTACGGAATGCTTGTGGGGCCTCACAGCACCGAGGCTCAGATTGAGGAGTTTCGGGCGAAGATCATCGACAACCCGCGCAACTTCATTGCGCAACCCACCATCGGCCTGTCGCGTTGCCCGGCGGTATGCGGCGACAGCATTGAAGGGCGCCACATCGACTTGCGCCCGTACATCCTGAACGGCGAGACGATCAAGATCATGCCGGGCGGACTCACACGCGTCGCCCTGCGCAAGGGATCGCTCGTCGTCAACTCATCCCAAGGAGGCGGATCGAAGGACACCTGGGTCCTCGCCGCCGACCAGCAAACCCCGGCGCCTTTCTCCGCCAAGCTCCTCGTCTGA
- a CDS encoding sodium:proton antiporter: protein MITPALLASVDTPIAAGWILPFATLLLLIAVMPLSPASLKHQWERHYPKVSIGLGLIVAAYYCFGLHGGGMAVVHTLHEYFSFITLIGSLFVVAGGIHISVKGEATPLGNVVFLALGAILANIIGTTGASMVLIRPWIRMNKIRLSGYHIVFFIFGVSNVGGALTPIGDPPLFLGFLRGVPFFWLIEHVLVQWLITVALVLGAFYAFDQMSFSKMPRKVQADVERKDDWRFEGGINVLLLLVIIGAVFLPAIPFLREAVMLVAAFASYRLTPKSVHTANEFGFGPIKEVGFLFLGIFLTMLPALGYLEQHGQEFGFVQPLQYYFGSGFLSSVLDNAPTYVNFLQLAQTTAIGLEPAAFSAATTDLLKVETLLQVRPEYVVAVSLGSVFFGAMTYIGNGPNFMVKSIADAAGAKTPSFFGYIVKFSGPVLFPILALSGWLFLH, encoded by the coding sequence ATGATTACCCCTGCGTTACTCGCCAGCGTGGATACTCCGATCGCGGCAGGTTGGATCCTGCCCTTCGCCACCTTGCTCTTATTGATAGCGGTGATGCCGCTGTCACCTGCTTCCCTGAAGCACCAATGGGAGCGACATTATCCCAAGGTCTCAATCGGACTCGGGCTGATCGTGGCGGCCTATTATTGCTTCGGCCTCCATGGCGGCGGCATGGCGGTGGTGCACACGCTCCACGAGTATTTTTCGTTCATCACCTTGATTGGTTCCCTGTTCGTGGTGGCCGGCGGCATCCACATCAGTGTGAAAGGCGAAGCCACTCCTTTGGGTAACGTCGTGTTCCTCGCGCTCGGCGCGATCCTGGCAAACATCATTGGAACGACTGGCGCCTCGATGGTCTTGATTCGGCCATGGATCCGCATGAACAAGATCCGTCTCTCAGGTTACCATATCGTTTTCTTCATTTTTGGGGTTTCGAACGTAGGCGGCGCCCTCACCCCCATCGGTGATCCCCCGCTCTTCCTTGGCTTCCTGCGCGGCGTCCCTTTCTTCTGGCTCATTGAGCATGTGCTCGTGCAATGGCTCATCACGGTGGCCCTGGTCCTCGGCGCATTCTATGCCTTTGACCAAATGTCCTTCTCAAAGATGCCGCGAAAGGTCCAGGCCGATGTTGAGCGTAAAGATGACTGGCGTTTCGAAGGCGGCATTAATGTCCTCCTGCTCCTGGTGATCATCGGTGCGGTTTTTCTGCCGGCGATTCCCTTTCTGCGTGAGGCCGTGATGCTCGTCGCCGCTTTCGCTTCCTACCGCCTGACGCCGAAGAGCGTTCATACGGCCAATGAGTTTGGGTTCGGTCCAATCAAGGAAGTCGGATTCCTCTTCCTGGGCATCTTTCTCACGATGCTGCCAGCATTGGGATACCTTGAGCAGCACGGCCAGGAGTTCGGCTTCGTCCAGCCGCTCCAGTATTATTTTGGCTCAGGCTTCCTCTCCTCGGTGCTGGATAACGCCCCCACCTATGTGAACTTTCTCCAACTGGCGCAGACCACGGCCATCGGCCTTGAACCGGCTGCCTTTTCTGCCGCAACGACCGATTTGCTGAAAGTGGAGACCCTCCTGCAGGTTCGCCCAGAATACGTGGTCGCGGTCAGCCTCGGGTCCGTCTTCTTCGGTGCCATGACCTACATCGGAAACGGACCAAACTTCATGGTGAAATCGATCGCCGACGCCGCTGGGGCAAAGACCCCGTCGTTCTTCGGCTACATCGTCAAGTTCAGTGGACCGGTCTTGTTCCCGATCCTGGCGCTCAGCGGTTGGCTGTTCCTGCATTGA
- a CDS encoding PAS domain-containing protein, whose translation MNAPHPLDTLAPETSELLLRALMRNSPDRIYFKDEKSRFIAMSDSFAAHHKVPLELCIGKTDADLFAKEHADAALRDEMQVMATGEGVFNKLEKETWQGGEVTWAITTKLPLRSDEGQIIGTFGVSKDVTESMKTQRALDEANRQLIEATRQAGMAEVATGVLHNVGNVLTTMNVTANLLADRFRDSKVTSIFKVCALLRENANDLPGFFANDPRSGKLITFLENLATTLDKERSETMGELSNLLKSLDHVKDVIWMQQSYASVAGVVEPLQASEAIEDALKLSNTALMRHSVAVERQFSQTPPARGERHKVLQILVNLISNAKKAMDGKEPSTRRLLVRTENTLDGFVRIRVIDNGIGIPRENLTKIFSHGFTTRKDGHGFGLHSSAIAAKQMGGSLIADSDGPGKGATFVLTLPQWNEKEMPASSTTKPPIPFSAMVNAGTANR comes from the coding sequence ATGAACGCACCCCATCCACTTGATACCCTGGCACCAGAAACCAGTGAACTGCTGCTGCGCGCGTTGATGCGCAACAGCCCGGATCGGATCTACTTCAAGGACGAAAAGTCGCGGTTCATTGCGATGAGCGATTCGTTTGCCGCCCATCACAAGGTCCCCCTCGAACTGTGCATCGGCAAGACAGATGCAGACCTTTTTGCGAAGGAACATGCAGACGCAGCCCTGCGGGATGAGATGCAGGTGATGGCAACCGGCGAAGGTGTTTTCAACAAGCTTGAGAAGGAAACATGGCAGGGAGGCGAGGTCACCTGGGCGATCACCACGAAGCTGCCGCTTCGCAGTGATGAAGGTCAGATCATTGGCACGTTCGGTGTCAGCAAAGATGTCACCGAATCGATGAAAACCCAGCGAGCTCTGGACGAGGCCAACCGCCAACTCATCGAAGCAACGCGTCAGGCGGGCATGGCGGAGGTCGCGACGGGCGTCCTTCACAACGTGGGCAACGTGCTCACCACGATGAATGTCACCGCCAACCTGCTTGCGGACCGATTCCGCGATTCCAAGGTCACCAGCATCTTCAAGGTTTGCGCCCTCCTGCGTGAGAACGCCAACGACCTTCCCGGGTTTTTCGCAAACGACCCACGCTCCGGGAAGCTGATCACTTTTCTCGAGAACCTCGCCACCACGCTGGACAAGGAACGCTCTGAGACGATGGGAGAGCTCTCAAACCTCCTGAAGAGCCTCGATCACGTGAAAGACGTCATCTGGATGCAGCAGAGCTATGCGTCGGTCGCAGGTGTGGTGGAACCCCTCCAGGCTTCCGAAGCAATCGAGGACGCACTCAAGCTCAGCAACACCGCCCTCATGCGCCATAGCGTGGCCGTCGAACGCCAGTTCTCCCAGACGCCGCCCGCGCGCGGCGAACGACACAAGGTGCTGCAGATTTTGGTTAACCTGATCAGCAACGCCAAGAAGGCGATGGACGGCAAGGAACCGTCGACACGCCGGCTGCTGGTGCGGACGGAGAACACCCTCGACGGCTTTGTCCGGATTCGCGTGATCGACAACGGCATTGGAATTCCCAGGGAGAATCTCACCAAGATCTTCTCGCATGGCTTCACCACGCGGAAGGACGGCCATGGTTTCGGGCTGCACTCCAGCGCCATCGCAGCCAAGCAGATGGGTGGCTCACTCATTGCGGACAGCGATGGGCCAGGCAAAGGTGCGACCTTCGTCCTGACCCTCCCGCAATGGAATGAGAAGGAGATGCCGGCCTCGTCGACGACCAAGCCGCCCATCCCCTTCTCAGCAATGGTCAATGCAGGAACAGCCAACCGCTGA
- a CDS encoding response regulator, translating to MPASAQPRNRKILVVDDNHAIHGDFARILRGQDKSAKALDELEAELFGSNKPQVVLDTYDLDFALQGEEGVEKVRKAYASGKHYAMAFVDVRMPPGIDGIQALQRMWAIDPDLQAVICTAYSDYTWEEMISKLGGSTDRLLILKKPFDNIEVRQLALTLTEKWMLQRESRMRVETLEQAVATRTAELMETNRALTAEIVERSNVEAELLKAKEAAESANQAKSMFLANMSHEIRTPLNGVIGMADLLLQSELNPLQREFVQTLSQSGEALLSVVNEILDFSKIEAGKITLEMIDFPLAEAVHGAVDLQARPAQAKNLELACLIESNVPTRLHGDPTRLRQILFNLIGNAIKFTDQGEIFVHVSCDHASEEICQLRFEVTDTGIGIKPEAQKALFQPFTQADNSTNRRYGGTGLGLAICKRMIELMHGEIAVRSTPGKGSTFSFTACFERPVIKVPSAVPFSLPVRRALIVDDNETNRKILKYQLEYRGIVHHEVASGHEAIFALRAAAAEGFPFDLLLVDYHMPHMDGLALATAINESGLSPLPAFILITSLGDSLRPEQMESFRISSCLLKPIKPAPLFAAILNAFHGKLDSRTDPPITKDEDWQPDADEVSVLVVDDNPVNQTVTCHQLLRLGYKADIAENGVDAIDAIHRKAYDLVFMDEQMPIMNGIEATQLLREAQRKGDPQVPPHMRIIALTANALSTERERLLAAGMDDYLAKPVNTTALKAALQRNLESIRRIRASHSLHERTPST from the coding sequence ATGCCAGCCTCAGCCCAACCCCGGAACCGCAAGATTCTCGTCGTGGACGACAACCACGCGATCCACGGGGATTTCGCGCGCATCTTGCGTGGGCAGGACAAGTCGGCCAAAGCGCTCGACGAACTCGAGGCTGAGTTGTTTGGGTCCAACAAGCCCCAGGTGGTGCTGGACACGTACGATCTGGATTTCGCCCTTCAGGGTGAAGAGGGCGTTGAGAAAGTGCGCAAGGCTTATGCATCAGGAAAGCATTACGCGATGGCGTTCGTGGACGTGAGAATGCCGCCGGGCATCGACGGGATCCAAGCCCTCCAGCGCATGTGGGCGATCGACCCGGACCTGCAGGCTGTTATCTGCACCGCCTACTCCGACTACACCTGGGAGGAGATGATCAGCAAGCTGGGCGGCTCGACGGATCGCCTGCTCATTCTCAAAAAGCCTTTCGACAACATCGAGGTCCGCCAACTTGCCCTTACCCTCACCGAGAAATGGATGTTGCAGCGCGAGTCACGCATGCGGGTCGAAACCCTGGAGCAAGCAGTGGCCACGCGCACGGCGGAGTTGATGGAAACAAATCGCGCGCTCACCGCCGAGATAGTGGAACGCTCGAATGTTGAGGCGGAACTCCTCAAGGCCAAGGAGGCTGCCGAATCTGCCAACCAGGCAAAGAGCATGTTCCTGGCGAACATGAGCCACGAGATTCGCACCCCGCTCAACGGTGTGATCGGCATGGCCGACCTGCTCCTGCAATCGGAGCTCAACCCGCTGCAGCGCGAGTTCGTACAAACCCTTTCACAAAGCGGCGAGGCGTTGCTCTCGGTCGTGAATGAAATCCTGGATTTCTCCAAGATCGAGGCCGGCAAGATCACGCTCGAGATGATTGATTTTCCCCTGGCTGAGGCGGTGCACGGCGCTGTCGACCTGCAGGCTCGACCGGCGCAGGCAAAAAACCTCGAGCTCGCGTGCCTCATTGAATCTAACGTGCCCACGCGTCTGCACGGCGATCCCACGCGGCTGCGCCAGATTCTCTTCAACCTCATTGGCAACGCGATTAAGTTCACTGACCAGGGAGAGATCTTCGTCCATGTTTCCTGCGATCATGCCAGCGAGGAAATCTGCCAACTCCGCTTCGAGGTCACCGACACGGGTATTGGCATCAAACCCGAAGCCCAGAAGGCACTCTTCCAGCCGTTCACGCAGGCGGACAACTCCACCAATCGCCGCTATGGTGGCACCGGACTCGGCCTCGCCATCTGCAAACGCATGATCGAACTGATGCACGGGGAGATTGCCGTGCGCAGCACTCCTGGCAAAGGCAGCACCTTCTCCTTCACGGCCTGCTTCGAACGTCCTGTCATCAAGGTGCCCAGCGCGGTTCCGTTCAGCCTGCCGGTCCGCCGGGCCCTGATCGTGGACGACAACGAGACGAACCGGAAGATTCTCAAGTATCAGCTCGAGTACCGTGGGATCGTTCACCACGAAGTGGCAAGCGGCCACGAGGCAATCTTTGCGCTCCGCGCTGCAGCCGCGGAAGGCTTCCCGTTTGACCTGCTCTTGGTGGACTACCACATGCCTCACATGGACGGCTTGGCCCTTGCCACGGCGATCAACGAGAGCGGCTTGTCACCGCTGCCTGCGTTTATCCTCATCACCTCGCTGGGCGACTCTCTCCGGCCGGAGCAAATGGAGTCCTTCCGCATCTCGTCGTGCCTGCTCAAACCGATCAAGCCCGCCCCCCTCTTTGCCGCGATACTGAATGCCTTTCACGGCAAACTCGACAGTCGGACCGATCCTCCGATTACCAAGGATGAGGATTGGCAGCCGGATGCGGACGAGGTATCCGTCCTGGTGGTCGATGACAACCCCGTCAATCAGACCGTCACCTGCCATCAACTCCTCCGCCTCGGTTACAAGGCCGACATCGCCGAGAACGGAGTGGATGCGATTGATGCCATCCATCGCAAAGCCTACGACCTCGTGTTCATGGATGAGCAGATGCCGATCATGAATGGCATCGAGGCCACCCAGCTGTTGCGAGAGGCCCAGCGCAAAGGGGACCCCCAGGTCCCGCCACATATGCGCATCATTGCCCTGACGGCAAACGCACTTTCCACCGAGCGGGAGCGTCTGCTTGCCGCAGGCATGGACGACTACTTGGCCAAGCCGGTCAACACCACCGCCCTCAAGGCCGCGCTCCAGCGCAACCTGGAATCCATTCGGCGAATAAGGGCTTCGCACTCTCTCCATGAACGCACCCCATCCACTTGA